A genomic region of Parambassis ranga chromosome 7, fParRan2.1, whole genome shotgun sequence contains the following coding sequences:
- the LOC114438855 gene encoding mitochondrial glutamate carrier 1-like — protein MAQQQQISLPAKLINGGIAGMVGVTCVFPIDLAKTRLQNQRSGQQLYKNMMDCLIKTVKSEGYFGMYRGAAVNLTLVTPEKAIKLAANDFFRHQLSKDGGRLTVVKEMLAGCCAGMCQVIVTTPMEMLKIQLQDAGRLAAQQRVMPSVVTTLKMAGTSAVLRRSYNTTPAPQVMRMSAIQITRELLRTKGVTGLYRGLGATLMRDIPFSVVYFPLFAHLHQLGQHSSEDPSVPFYWSFTSGCLAGSIAAVAVSPCDVVKTRLQSLKKGANEETYNGVVDCIGKILRKEGPGAFLKGASCRALVIAPLFGIAQVVYFVGVGEFLLGYTPYNICSA, from the exons ATGGCCCAGCAACAGCAGATTAG CCTTCCAGCCAAACTGATCAATGGAGGGATTGCAGGCATGGTAGGAGTCACCTGTGTGTTCCCAATTGACCTGGCCAAGACCCGTCTGCAGAACCAGCGCAGTGGGCAGCAACTCTACAAGAACAT GATGGATTGCCTAATAAAAACTGTCAAATCTGAAGGCTACTTTGGCATGTACAGAG gTGCTGCAGTAAATCTTACCCTGGTAACCCCAGAGAAGGCCATCAAACTAGCTGCTAATGACTTCTTTCGCCACCAACTAAGCAAAGATGG TGGCAGGTTAACAGTGGTGAAGGAGATGTTAGCGGGATGCTGTGCAGGAATGTGCCAGGTCATTGTTACCACACCTATGGAGATGCTTAAAATCCAGCTGCAGGATGCAGGCAGGCTAG CGGCCCAGCAGAGGGTGATGCCTAGTGTGGTAACTACTCTAAAGATGGCCGGGACCAGTGCCGTTCTAAGGCGTTCCTACAACACCACCCCTGCACCTCAAGTCATGCGAATGTCTGCCATACAGATCACCAGAGAGCTGCTGAGGACCAAAGGAGTGACAGGACTGTACAGGGGCCTTGGGGCCACATTAATGAG GGACATCCCATTCTCTGTTGTGTACTTCCCTCTTTTTGCTCATCTGCATCAGCTTGGCCAGCATTCATCTGAAGACCCATCAGTGCCTTTCTATTGGTCCTTTACATCTGGCTGTTTGGCTGGATCCATTGCTGCTGTGGCTGTCAGTCCCTGTGATG TGGTGAAGACAAGACTACAGTCTCTCAAAAAAGGAGCCAATGAGGAGACCTACAATGGAGTGGTGGACTGTATTGG AAAGATCCTGCGAAAAGAGGGTCCTGGAGCTTTCCTCAAAGGTGCCAGCTGCAGGGCCCTGGTGATTGCCCCTCTCTTTGGCATTGCCCAGGTCGTGTACTTTGTAGGAGTCGGCGAGTTCCTGCTGGGGTACACCCCCTACAACATCTGCTCTGCATAA